The nucleotide window CAACGAAGCTGCACTTTTTCCAAAAGAGTAGTGCATTTTAATATCCCTTATACAACAAATGAAGTCGAAGAAATATAATCTATGGATTATAGTCGGAATTGTGTTGTTAAACTCCATTGGACTTTCGATTGTAATTCCGTTGTTGCCCTTTTTGATTGGAAACTATTTGCCGCAACAACAAATAGTTGTAGGAATTAGTTTGCTGATGTCGATATACGCCGCCTGTACATTTTTTGCTGCACCTGTGTTTGGTGCGCTGAGCGACAGGTACGGAAGAAAAAAACTCCTGCTGATCAGTTTAGTCGGTTCGGTATTTGGCTATGTA belongs to Chryseobacterium gleum and includes:
- a CDS encoding MFS transporter; the encoded protein is MKSKKYNLWIIVGIVLLNSIGLSIVIPLLPFLIGNYLPQQQIVVGISLLMSIYAACTFFAAPVFGALSDRYGRKKLLLISLVGSVFGYVLFGIGGALWILFVGRIIDGLTAGNITILLHSRLHRS